The following DNA comes from Quercus robur chromosome 1, dhQueRobu3.1, whole genome shotgun sequence.
TCAGCAATTCCAGTGCAAAAAAATATGCGAAGAATACCTTCTAGAATCCGATCTTTGATGGGATCCCATCTTTCTGTTCTCAAGGGATTTACATTATTTGCATCTTCTGCTTGTTGGAGTATAAGAGGCCCAGAAAACAGAGAAAATGATAGGAGGGCATTTGTAGCAATATCTATAGGAAACGAATCTGAAACCATAACAATTTGCTTGAGGTTTTGacaaataatttccaaattatcaGAAGTAGACATGCTAGTGATAGCATCATTCACACTTTCAGCAACTTCCTCCATCATTACAACTGCTGATTGAATCCAACGCCTTATATTTGACAACAAAAACTCCCAATCTTCTTCATTAAATTCCTTCCAGCAATAACCAAGTGAAATAACTAATAGCTTTGATAGCAACATCTGCACCACTGGCAGCTGATTAGCTGCAGCAGTTACACCAGCAACATGTCTCTGCTTTCGAAATAATTCAAGCAAGAGTGTTCTCTCAATAGCGCTTATGTTTCTCTCTGGCTTCAATGCTTGTATACCTCCCATTGTACTTAAAGGGTAACAAGATATAACCAACCAAAACCATTCTTCCATATCTACAAGAGACATAACATGGTAGCATTAACAACAAAATACCATGCATCATTAAAATAAACTGTTTGTGAAACCACCAATGGACCTTCATTGCATGCAGAACATGACTAATGTGGGCCCTGTCACTtggggcatgtttggtagactgtaataggcacagtaatataatagttattcctataaTTTAGCTATTCTTTAGTTTAGTTATGTTTTTACTATAAGGAATAGTCATTctttatgaatagttattcttcaaaataagaaataactATTCCTTCTTAAAAGGGTTGTATTAACTATTCCTTAGTAAATacaatagtttcaaaatttaatatatttccaaataaacaaactttccatatacatctaataattataaaaataaaaaatcgtaaaaaataacatatatctctcttaaatttaaaaaataacaatttttaagcagatataattatatgagtaagacgtttcttaaaataaatcttaagttttattctaatgttataactctcaaccaaacttatgaataggtttagttattacattacatcacattttattcctagtaataaagattacaattcatGTCGCAATCTCCATTCAGTGTATCAAACGTACCCTTGATGGTCCCAAGTAGAATATTGACGTAACTAGAAACATCAAATGGACTaaccaatgagctctagctcaaatggcacatTCTCCATGTAAAAGCAAGTGGaaggtgaggtcatgggtttaAGACCCATAGGGTGTACCAACTCTCTATATTATCAATCTGtacaaaccccccccccccctcaacccccttctccctcttccaaaaaaagaaaaagaaaaattaaagagagaatcTGTGATGTTTGTATTGAGTTATGTTTAGGTTCTTGAGTGGGTCCTGTACTCCATGCATGCGATCAATAGTGTCAATAAATATTGTGAAACACATAATAATAGCTTATTGTAattgattggaaaaaaaaatgcatttaccTTCTCCTGTTTGCCATAAAATCAAAGGTGGGAACAATAGAAGTCTTTGGAGCCAGCCTTCAATAGCTTCCTGCATATGATTTTTGTCTAAAGAATCAAGATTAGCATCTCTACCGGTTTCACCAGATGCAATGCTTCTTCTACATAATGATCGTACAAGAATATTCACAAGAGGAGGAAGAATTCTCAAACAGTTTCTGTTTATTGCTTCGCCAATAAAAAGCTTATTTACAAGCAATTCAAACACTATCATAGCTTTCTCTATTTCCCATATATCATCTTTGAccaaagtaaaaagaaaagatacaagagcTCTCAAGAAGGGTTCTTCAATAACCTTGACTTCATCATCTGAAGCAGGCCACACAACAGACAAACTATGTGCGCTTCTTCCTCCATAAACAAGAGCACCATCAAGTAATATATTGAAAATGGAATCCAAGAAGATTTCCTGGAAACAATAAGTTCTACTTTTGGCATATGAACTCAGCAAAGGCAAGAAACAAGCTACAGCACTGCCTCCCGGCCATTTCCACGTGCACAATATTTCAGCAGCAAGCCAGGCTCGAGCAGTATCCTCTTCATTGGCTGCTTCCTCAGGTGGAGAAGGATCATGTTTAACAAAACCAATGACTGTGTCTATACCAATTTCCAAGATTAGTTTGTTGATGAAAGAAACAAACTTGTTACTCCCAGAGGCCTGCATTTGGCATATATTTGCAATTTGTAAGTCATACAGTTCTTATACCTGATTGAAAAACTGCGCACACAATTTATACAAGTAAAAAcatgaattttaataaaatcaattatacTCTTTTTTTCGTGGGTATAGGGTCTGGTATAAGGACTATTGTGTTAAGTATAACTTAAAATGATATCAGATTGACCATTGCTTGGTCATGTGTCACAGCAGACAAAGGCCTGCAGGAAAGGCCTATTTTTGACGAGATCATAGTTCATAAGATTTGAATATGTACTAGATGGGATGGTGTTAAGTTCTTGCTTTTAGCAATAGCAGAAGCAGCATCAGTGCAAGTGGTCATAACTAATAACTCAAGGAATAACAAGAGTCATAAAATTATATCCATGCTAGAGGCATCTACGGAAGTTCCAATGCCTGTCTGTCCTGAGATGGAATTTACATAGGCCATAGAGTTCATACATTGGGATTCACTTAAAACTTCTAAAGAACTAGGATCTACACTTCTTAGTTTAgaataaaaatagagagaataaCAAAGAAACAGCAGATGCAGTAACCAGTAGCAGACACAACAAATAAGTATCATGCTAACAATGCAAACTGCACACCTTAGTTGGGGGTGGGAGAGATTAATGCAATAGTACTAAGCATGCTACCATGATCCAAATCGACAAGACAAAGAATCAAAGCAAAAGATTATTATAGAGGAATTCTCAAGAATAACTTGgcaatgccaaaaaaattaatatgaagcAATCAACAACAAATATCAAGAGAGCAGAAAAAGTAATCCAAAAGGCCCACTCACATGAATATCAAAGGTTGCCTTCTCAACATCCAACGCAGCTATTCCCTTTGAGGTGTTAAAATCTGGACTAGTCCACAATGGCCAAGTATCATTCTTGCTCAGAAGCTGATCCATGAGATTTTGTTCCTCATCTTGATATTGACAAAGACGTTGAAGAACTTCAATCATCCACAGGCAGCACAAAGATGTGATTTTATCGGCATTTAGTCTATCTTCATTGAAAACAGCGGAACGAATAGACTGAGTCAAGATAATTCCTATTCTCATCCTATGGTTTATGCTGAGGCTTTTCCAGAAGTGATTACTTATCTTACAATGAAACGCATGCACTGATTCACCAAAATCCAACCTAGCCTTAATTCTTTTCCTGGATTTGTCATCAATTGCATCTCCTATTGCTGTTCCTATGCTAAACTCCCAGTCAGTAATAAATGTTGCAGCTAAAATACCTGTAACTAGTCCATTTTCCTCACCAAGCGTCTTCAAGCAAAAGAAGCTACCATCAAGTACTTCAAGAGCAAACAGAGCCATCTCACTCACGTTCAAAGAGCTTTCCAATTCCATCCCAAAATTCTTTACCCCAGCAGCTAACAGAGAACCTGCATCCCTGACCCAAGTCAAAGAGGACTCCAGAACAAAACTGAGTAACTTTCTGAAAACCTCCTCAAATATCAAGATCAATGTATTTCTGGACACAAAAGTAGTTTCATCGCCTTCTTTCGAACCACCAAGAACAGCACTGCAGATAAGGCAGATAAAGGTCACAATATGCAGTAATCAGCAGCAAACGTAatcaatttttactttttctagttttaaattactgattattccaaaagtttaagcaattagaaaatggtgaatttaatcaattttaactttttctagtgttaaattaccgattattctaacactccccctcacaTATGGGCCAACATTGGTGCAGTATGTGCAAGTAAAAGAGTTATCCCAATAATATGGAAAACTCAAAATGAACGAACTACCCCCAAGGTAGAGACAATACATCATGTTATGGAAATGATGCTTTACAAACAGTATATACATGATTGTTGATTCATTTTGTATCATGTTTATGATGAAAGTCTAGTATCAATTTGATTATCTACACTCTTGGGCCATGACGTCAGTTCCTGACTCAAAGTAATACATAATGGAAATACATCATGATGAAAGTGTCACATACCACAAAAACCGAGCATCAGAAGTTCTGAAGGGAGGAAGTGAATTTGCCACATAAACAGCAGCCAGTTCCAAATGCTCATGATGCCAATGATCTGGATTGGCACCTTTCCGAGTACCAGAATCTTCCCCCACTTTCCTCCTCTCGATTTCATCTCTTGCTTTCTCTAACAGCACTGCCAATATTGCTATATGATTGGAGTCTCGGTACCCATTCATAGTTTCAGAATGCTCCAGGTTAGTTGCATATGTTATAACACTACCCCACTGCTCAGAGAAATATTCATCATCAAGCAAGGCAAGCAACAGATCAAGTCGAGCACTGGTAGAGCAATTATCTCCATACAAACACCAAGGAACAAAAATGTCCCTGAACATCTGCATAAATTGCTCTTCCTTTAATTGCCCATCACTGCCATCTGACAGACAACTAGAGGAAGGACCTTTATTGTGAATAAAAAGTTCTTTGAGTATCTTGCGTGGTCCAAATACAGAAACAGCAACTGATAGAAGTCTCACACTCACTGGTGAGTCCTGacatagagaagaagaaaaagactaGTGAATAACTAAGTAAgagtatataaaaaaacatatcaAGGATTCAAACAAGAATACTCAATCAATCACTAATTGAACTCCTTCAAAAGAAAGACAACTTTCTAGTAATTAATggatatttaataataataagcctcatagaaattaattttttgcacATCATGTATTCTTCTTTAACCATAGCTCCTTGCACATCACGTAGAATAGCTCAAACTATAGTATATACAAAGATTTACAAAAGAACATTCTCAATGCCTTCTTGACATAAATGGAATTCCTCCTTTATACTACTTAAAACCTTTATAAAGTAGAAATTATACAGACTAAAATGCAACGTCACTATGCTCATAAACACAAGTTTCTATTAGTTCACGACTCAAggttttattctctttttatttttatttttttcctctattcatGGCCTGGTGGGCCAACTGAGTATTACATGGACCATCTGAGGCAGACACCAGGAAAACTGCCCCTTCCTGGCTCCCACTAGTTAAAGATGGCCAAAGGATTAAAGTCTCTAAAGCATGACTGGTACCATGTCCAATGACAGGTTCTTATTTGGCACAATGACACATAGCATAGAAGCATGCAAGCCAATGAATGTACATTTTCAGGTTCATGAGTGTCAAAAGTGTACAAAAGTGAGAtctacatgaaaaaaaattgaaaaaaaaaaacagtatataAAATCTTACACCATCTGAAGAGTTTGCACAGTAGTAACTTACTTGTGATCGTATTAATGGGAAAGACTTTGCCAACATTGGTCCCACTATATCAACCAAAGGCCAATTTTCACCTCTATGAATTCCATGTTGCTCCAGTAATAAGATAAAATGAATGATGCGTTCTACACTTTCAGTAGCTCTTTCTAAGTTCTCTGTTTTCTGTAGCATACCTAGGCAATTTTCCTGAAATTCTGTACTGAAAGCAGCGAGCAGATCATGTTCCAGTAAACTTATGCCTGAaagaatttcaataataaattttcccAAGTCTTTCAGATAGCTCGTTGGATAATTAACATTCAATGTTTCCACTGTCTTCTTATTAGAAGCTAAACCACTGTTGTCAGATGAATCTGCAGATATTCTAGAGAAGACTCTATCTTGGTTTTTCACACTGACAAAAAACATGTAGTCTTGCCACAAAAGCTTTACGAGGATGCTGTCAATCAGAGTGACTCGAAAATGATGGATGGACTCCAATCCCTCACAGAATCTGCCATCAAACAGAGGATGAAAATCACAAAATCAGGgataacttaaaaaaagaataaacgtGACAGCAaaacaaaaccataacaacaataaaaataaacttgagCTCCATGATAAACAAGCAACTAAATCAGAAAAATATAGGATGTCAtttaaaaatttccaaattaaaaagtaaaaaggacTCCAACCTTGATGCATTATGTAATCCCCAAATAAGACATTCTTTAAATGCCTGGAAGAATGCTAGTCTATCAGCATTTGAGGAATGGGAAGGATTCCTTCCTGCCCAGAGGTTCTGGAAAAAGTCAAGAATAAAATTCTCTCCTGCAATTGCTTTAGGTGGCAAAGTGTCTAAGAATAGAACCAAAGCTGGGTAAGAAATCTGCTGAGATCCAAAGCACCCATTTCTAAGAAAATGCCAAAACCGATTGAGTATATTTTTCTGAATATTCAAGGAAGTCCAACTGTTGGGGAATCTTTTAGAGAATAGTAACACTGCATCCCACATTGATGAATGACAAGAAGGATCCTTCTCCTGGAAAGCCCCAAGTATCGTGCTAGCAAGAGTTTTTAAATTTCCTTCATTTATAACCTGAGGAACGTTTTTTATGAAACTCCTTAATACTGAAAAAGTAGCCGACCGAATAGCAGGGCTTTGAGACTTTAAAAGGTCCACAAAATATTTGTGAACAGTGAACAACTTTTCGGCAAAAGAAATAGCGGTTGCCCTAGCCTTTGAAGCGTGTTTTGATTCAGCAGGTAAGCTATCAAAATCAGGTCTTTCTAATTGCATAGAGACCAACACATCAAGTAGTGTTGCCAGTGCCAATAATGATGAAGATATCACCTGCAGTTcaagaaaatagaagaaaacaGGATT
Coding sequences within:
- the LOC126727461 gene encoding E3 ubiquitin-protein ligase listerin is translated as MGRQKGEGGKGKARPSSSSLAASLLPTGSTATVGFGGYVGSSRLDSSSLATEDSAPFLDIDGEVAQHLKRLGRKDSTTKLKALASLSELLKQKSGKDIVPIIPQWAFEYKRLLQDYNREVRRATHDTMTNLVIAVGRDLAPHLKSLMGPWWFSQFDPVFEVSQAAKRSLQVAFPAQEKRLDALILCTNEIFMYLEENLKLTPENMSDKAVALDELKEMHQQVISSSLLALATLLDVLVSMQLERPDFDSLPAESKHASKARATAISFAEKLFTVHKYFVDLLKSQSPAIRSATFSVLRSFIKNVPQVINEGNLKTLASTILGAFQEKDPSCHSSMWDAVLLFSKRFPNSWTSLNIQKNILNRFWHFLRNGCFGSQQISYPALVLFLDTLPPKAIAGENFILDFFQNLWAGRNPSHSSNADRLAFFQAFKECLIWGLHNASRFCEGLESIHHFRVTLIDSILVKLLWQDYMFFVSVKNQDRVFSRISADSSDNSGLASNKKTVETLNVNYPTSYLKDLGKFIIEILSGISLLEHDLLAAFSTEFQENCLGMLQKTENLERATESVERIIHFILLLEQHGIHRGENWPLVDIVGPMLAKSFPLIRSQDSPVSVRLLSVAVSVFGPRKILKELFIHNKGPSSSCLSDGSDGQLKEEQFMQMFRDIFVPWCLYGDNCSTSARLDLLLALLDDEYFSEQWGSVITYATNLEHSETMNGYRDSNHIAILAVLLEKARDEIERRKVGEDSGTRKGANPDHWHHEHLELAAVYVANSLPPFRTSDARFLCAVLGGSKEGDETTFVSRNTLILIFEEVFRKLLSFVLESSLTWVRDAGSLLAAGVKNFGMELESSLNVSEMALFALEVLDGSFFCLKTLGEENGLVTGILAATFITDWEFSIGTAIGDAIDDKSRKRIKARLDFGESVHAFHCKISNHFWKSLSINHRMRIGIILTQSIRSAVFNEDRLNADKITSLCCLWMIEVLQRLCQYQDEEQNLMDQLLSKNDTWPLWTSPDFNTSKGIAALDVEKATFDIHASGSNKFVSFINKLILEIGIDTVIGFVKHDPSPPEEAANEEDTARAWLAAEILCTWKWPGGSAVACFLPLLSSYAKSRTYCFQEIFLDSIFNILLDGALVYGGRSAHSLSVVWPASDDEVKVIEEPFLRALVSFLFTLVKDDIWEIEKAMIVFELLVNKLFIGEAINRNCLRILPPLVNILVRSLCRRSIASGETGRDANLDSLDKNHMQEAIEGWLQRLLLFPPLILWQTGEDMEEWFWLVISCYPLSTMGGIQALKPERNISAIERTLLLELFRKQRHVAGVTAAANQLPVVQMLLSKLLVISLGYCWKEFNEEDWEFLLSNIRRWIQSAVVMMEEVAESVNDAITSMSTSDNLEIICQNLKQIVMVSDSFPIDIATNALLSFSLFSGPLILQQAEDANNVNPLRTERWDPIKDRILEGILRIFFCTGIAEAIASSCCHEAASIVASFRLEHPYFWELIASSVVNSSTHVRERAVKSVEFWGLSKGPFSSLYAILFSSRQVHSLQLAAYFMLSTEPVSHLAIIGEDTASYLVGDTTSDQDPSRLDLSSEQRIHLREEISCMIVKLPYEVLEMDLVAPQRVNIFLAWSLLLSHLWSLPSSSSARERLVQYIQDSANSVILVCLFQHIPVELFMAHSLKKKDTELPPEIAEVASAATRAIKTGSLLFSVESLWPLEEVKIASLAGAIFGLMLCFLPAFVRGWFTDLRDRSTSTVIESFTRAWCSPALIANELSQIKKAEFADENFSVSVSKSANEVVATYTKDETGMDLVIRLPASYPLRPVDVDCTRSLGISEVKQRKWLMSMMSFVRSQNGALAEAIRIWKNNFDKEFEGVEECPICYSVIHTANHSLPRLACKTCKHKFHSACLYKWFSTSHKSSCPLCQSPF